In one window of Blattabacterium sp. (Cryptocercus punctulatus) str. Cpu DNA:
- a CDS encoding phenylalanine--tRNA ligase subunit alpha, with product MDKKMDEIKEEIKIFKAQKYEDLEKFRIKFLGKKKGILTILFKELKTIPIYKRKLYGTIINDLKKKVQKKIQINNSKNFIKKENTLNFDSTVPGKSIDIGSIHPISILKNRIINIFRKIGFSYVEGPEIENDWHNFTALNFPIDHPSRDMQDTFFLHRNPDILLRTHTSSVQIRYMKKHCPPFRILSIGKVYRNETISSRSHFMFHQAECFSIDRKVSFSDLKKTIQYLIKSLFGEVKIRFRPSYFPFTEPSAEVDIYFKNKNNRGWLEIMGCGMIDPKVLKNVNIDSEIYSGFAFGVGIERIAILIYKINDIRLFFDNDIRFLRQFKSDF from the coding sequence ATGGATAAAAAAATGGATGAAATTAAAGAAGAAATAAAAATTTTTAAGGCTCAAAAATATGAAGATTTAGAAAAATTTAGAATTAAATTTTTGGGTAAAAAAAAAGGTATTTTAACGATTTTATTTAAAGAATTAAAAACAATACCTATTTATAAAAGAAAATTATATGGTACAATCATCAATGATTTAAAAAAAAAGGTTCAAAAAAAAATTCAAATAAATAATTCCAAAAATTTCATTAAAAAGGAAAATACCTTAAATTTTGACTCTACAGTTCCAGGAAAATCTATAGATATAGGATCTATACATCCTATATCTATTCTAAAGAATAGAATTATCAATATTTTTAGAAAAATAGGGTTTTCTTATGTAGAGGGACCTGAAATTGAAAATGATTGGCATAATTTTACGGCTTTAAATTTTCCTATAGATCATCCATCAAGAGATATGCAGGATACATTTTTTCTACATAGGAATCCCGATATTTTATTACGTACACATACTTCTTCTGTACAAATACGATATATGAAAAAACATTGTCCTCCTTTTCGGATTTTATCTATAGGAAAAGTATATCGAAATGAAACAATTTCTTCCCGATCCCATTTTATGTTTCACCAAGCAGAATGTTTTTCTATAGATAGAAAAGTCTCTTTTTCAGATCTAAAAAAAACTATTCAATATTTAATAAAATCTCTTTTTGGAGAAGTAAAAATTCGATTTCGTCCTTCCTATTTTCCATTTACAGAACCTAGTGCTGAAGTGGATATTTATTTTAAAAATAAGAATAATAGAGGATGGTTAGAGATAATGGGCTGTGGTATGATAGATCCCAAAGTATTAAAAAACGTAAATATTGATTCAGAAATTTATTCCGGATTTGCTTTTGGAGTCGGCATAGAAAGAATTGCTATATTGATTTATAAAATTAATGATATTCGACTTTTTTTTGATAATGATATTCGGTTTCTAAGACAATTTAAAAGTGATTTTTAA
- the rlmB gene encoding 23S rRNA (guanosine(2251)-2'-O)-methyltransferase RlmB: MSKLKVIYGIHPLIEAIKSKITIRKLFFQIGWEKGANIYKKKLINLSKKNNIQIHSVSKKKFDQWKNKNHQGVFAILSPIKTYHIEDLLPIFYEKKKNPLLLILDRITDVRNFGSIIRTAVCAGVDSIIIPQKNMAMIGSDSIKTSSGALFKVPICKEKNIVKTIEYLIKSGLKIVSATEKSNKYWYDIDFSFPTALILGNEENGISRKYLELSYEKAKIPLIKGISSLNVSVACGIILYEIVRQRKNIIK; the protein is encoded by the coding sequence ATGAGTAAATTAAAAGTTATTTATGGAATACATCCATTAATAGAAGCCATAAAATCCAAAATAACTATTAGAAAGCTATTTTTTCAAATAGGATGGGAAAAAGGAGCTAATATTTATAAAAAAAAATTAATAAATCTTTCCAAAAAAAATAATATCCAAATTCATTCCGTTTCAAAAAAAAAATTTGATCAATGGAAAAATAAAAATCATCAAGGAGTTTTTGCTATTCTTTCACCAATAAAAACTTATCATATAGAAGATTTGCTACCTATTTTTTATGAAAAAAAAAAAAATCCACTTTTGCTCATTTTAGATCGTATTACAGATGTTAGAAATTTTGGATCTATCATTCGTACTGCGGTATGTGCAGGTGTAGATTCTATAATAATTCCTCAAAAAAATATGGCTATGATTGGATCTGATTCAATAAAAACTTCTTCAGGTGCTTTATTTAAAGTTCCGATATGTAAAGAAAAAAATATTGTAAAAACTATTGAATATTTGATAAAATCTGGATTAAAAATCGTTTCAGCTACAGAAAAATCTAATAAATATTGGTATGATATCGATTTTTCATTTCCTACCGCTTTAATACTAGGAAATGAGGAAAATGGAATTTCCCGTAAATATTTAGAACTTTCCTATGAAAAGGCAAAAATACCATTAATAAAAGGAATATCATCTTTAAATGTTTCTGTAGCATGTGGAATCATTTTATATGAAATAGTACGACAAAGAAAAAATATAATAAAATAA
- a CDS encoding YtxH domain-containing protein, with protein MKKGGNFFLGLILGTIAGLVIGIILSTKKENKMRNILEKKTEELRNNLQKIGKKIGKKVNRIKSDIEEKWKKNKIDKIDKVEEELGT; from the coding sequence ATGAAAAAAGGAGGAAATTTTTTTTTAGGATTGATTCTTGGAACTATCGCAGGGTTAGTAATAGGAATTATTTTATCTACAAAAAAAGAAAATAAAATGAGAAATATACTAGAAAAAAAAACTGAAGAATTAAGAAATAATTTACAAAAAATAGGTAAAAAAATTGGAAAAAAAGTAAATAGAATTAAATCTGACATTGAAGAAAAATGGAAAAAAAATAAAATAGATAAAATTGATAAAGTAGAAGAAGAATTGGGAACTTAA
- the murB gene encoding UDP-N-acetylmuramate dehydrogenase: protein MLDIKKNFSLKNFNTFGINVYARYFINVKNIEDLQKTLDRYPYIPIFFLGNGSNILFLKNYYQGLVIKMGIKGKKIIKENNSKVIVKAFAGENWNEFVDWTIKKGFNGLENLSFIPGTVGASPIQNIGAYGSEVKDTLLEVQVYDIYSGIIRKFTREECKLEYRNSFFKYPHVKNKFLILSVSFLLSKKYKKLNIYSIEIKKELKYMNVKKPTPYDLRKVIFNIRNRKLPNPKKIGNAGSFFINPIVKILDLKKLQYEYSTIIGYYFSKDKVKISASSLIETIGWKGKKIGDVGVYEKQPIVLVNYGKASGMDIYYFSEKITKKIKKKLGIVLTKEVNIIQ, encoded by the coding sequence ATGTTAGATATTAAAAAAAATTTTTCTCTAAAAAATTTTAATACATTTGGAATTAATGTTTATGCACGTTATTTTATAAATGTGAAAAATATAGAAGATCTACAAAAAACTTTGGATAGATATCCATATATTCCAATTTTTTTTTTGGGAAATGGAAGTAATATTCTTTTTTTAAAAAATTATTATCAAGGATTAGTAATAAAAATGGGAATAAAAGGGAAAAAAATAATAAAGGAAAATAATTCTAAAGTAATTGTTAAAGCTTTTGCTGGAGAAAATTGGAATGAATTTGTAGATTGGACTATAAAAAAAGGATTTAATGGTTTAGAAAATTTATCATTTATTCCTGGTACGGTTGGAGCTTCCCCAATTCAAAATATTGGAGCATATGGATCAGAAGTAAAGGATACTTTATTAGAAGTTCAAGTATATGATATCTATAGTGGTATAATACGAAAGTTTACCCGAGAAGAATGTAAACTAGAATATCGAAATTCTTTTTTTAAGTATCCACATGTTAAAAATAAATTTTTAATTTTATCTGTTTCTTTTTTATTAAGTAAAAAATATAAAAAATTAAATATTTATTCCATTGAAATTAAAAAAGAATTAAAATACATGAATGTAAAAAAACCAACTCCTTACGATTTAAGAAAGGTGATATTTAATATTAGGAATAGAAAACTCCCTAATCCAAAAAAAATTGGAAATGCTGGTAGTTTTTTTATAAATCCTATAGTAAAAATATTGGATTTAAAAAAATTACAATATGAATATTCAACTATTATTGGATATTATTTTTCTAAAGATAAAGTAAAAATATCTGCTAGTTCCTTGATAGAAACAATAGGATGGAAAGGAAAAAAAATAGGAGATGTTGGGGTTTATGAAAAACAACCTATAGTTTTAGTAAATTATGGAAAAGCTAGTGGTATGGATATTTATTATTTTTCAGAAAAAATAACTAAAAAAATTAAAAAAAAGTTAGGTATCGTGTTAACAAAAGAAGTAAATATTATACAGTAA
- a CDS encoding purine-nucleoside phosphorylase has translation MRKNLIYVNNFRRKIKKYIQKKIQKKPDFGIILLENQFNKLVEKIKNPIYISYEEIPNFNKKNLYGKFIFGEIENKKVIFSIEPFYENEKIPFSIIIFKNLGVDKLILINISGGINPNYKIGDLMLVKDHINFLPENTKIIKFIEKNNKYFCINELYDQKMLEIAENIAMNHNIIIQKGIYVTFPYPNYKTYAEHAMIRSMGGDSIGMNTISYIITARCMNLRVFFISMIVGLYENKDSYSNSINFMTPFIYETEKSIPILILIFKDFIKLCS, from the coding sequence TTGAGAAAAAATTTAATCTATGTCAATAATTTTAGAAGAAAAATCAAAAAATATATACAAAAAAAAATCCAAAAAAAACCTGATTTTGGAATAATATTATTGGAAAATCAGTTTAATAAATTAGTAGAAAAAATAAAAAATCCTATATATATTTCTTACGAAGAAATTCCAAATTTTAATAAAAAAAATTTATATGGAAAATTTATTTTCGGAGAAATAGAAAATAAAAAAGTCATTTTTTCAATAGAACCATTTTATGAAAATGAAAAAATTCCTTTTTCTATTATAATTTTTAAAAATCTCGGAGTAGATAAATTAATATTGATTAATATTTCTGGAGGAATAAATCCAAATTATAAAATAGGAGATTTGATGCTGGTAAAAGATCATATCAATTTTTTACCAGAAAATACTAAAATAATAAAATTTATAGAAAAAAATAATAAGTATTTTTGTATTAACGAGTTATATGATCAAAAGATGCTTGAAATAGCAGAAAATATTGCAATGAATCATAATATAATTATACAAAAAGGTATATATGTAACATTTCCATATCCAAATTATAAAACCTATGCAGAACATGCAATGATACGATCTATGGGAGGAGATAGTATTGGAATGAATACCATTTCATATATAATAACAGCTAGATGTATGAATCTACGAGTTTTTTTTATATCCATGATAGTTGGATTATATGAAAATAAAGATTCTTATTCCAATTCTATAAATTTTATGACTCCATTTATTTACGAAACTGAAAAATCTATACCTATTCTAATATTAATTTTTAAAGATTTTATCAAACTTTGTTCCTAG
- a CDS encoding Mrp/NBP35 family ATP-binding protein, whose product MKKKISKALKNVFILENKKNIIESGIVKKIDVFKDEIRIHISLYNPTMHIKKKLKKDILQSIKYQNLDKKKIFLKIEIQLKNTDKKRYGIKNILAVASGKGGVGKSTIATNLAVSLVKMGFHVGLLDADIYGPSIPLMFNIEENKIQSSIIKKKNNSYVMNPITSYGVKIISLGFFSKSGEAVVWRGPMATKVLRQFIHDTDWGDLDFLIVDLPPGTGDIHLSILQDIPLKGIIIVSTPQKISLSDVHRSVAMFRIKSIQVPILGIIENMSFFIENKTKTKQYFFGKNGVKNFSKKMNIFFLGEIPMLQEIREYSDLGVPVVLENDQIRKIFEKITKNIINKLSQ is encoded by the coding sequence ATGAAAAAAAAAATTTCTAAAGCATTAAAAAATGTTTTTATCCTTGAAAATAAAAAAAATATTATTGAGTCTGGAATAGTAAAAAAAATAGATGTATTTAAAGATGAAATAAGAATACATATAAGTTTATACAATCCGACTATGCATATCAAAAAAAAATTAAAAAAAGATATTTTACAATCTATAAAATATCAAAATTTAGATAAAAAAAAAATTTTTTTAAAAATAGAAATTCAATTAAAAAATACTGATAAAAAAAGATATGGTATAAAAAATATACTAGCAGTAGCTTCTGGAAAAGGAGGAGTTGGAAAATCTACTATTGCAACAAATTTAGCGGTCTCTCTAGTAAAAATGGGATTTCATGTTGGGTTATTAGATGCGGATATTTATGGTCCTTCCATTCCATTAATGTTTAACATAGAAGAAAATAAGATCCAATCTTCTATTATAAAAAAGAAAAATAATTCTTATGTAATGAATCCTATCACTAGTTATGGAGTTAAAATTATATCTTTAGGTTTTTTTTCAAAATCTGGAGAAGCTGTTGTTTGGAGGGGCCCAATGGCTACTAAGGTTTTAAGACAATTTATTCATGATACAGATTGGGGGGACTTAGATTTTTTAATTGTAGATTTACCACCAGGAACAGGAGATATTCATTTATCAATTTTACAAGATATTCCATTAAAAGGAATTATTATCGTTAGTACACCTCAAAAAATTTCTTTATCGGATGTACATAGGTCTGTAGCGATGTTTCGTATTAAATCTATTCAAGTTCCAATACTTGGAATAATAGAAAATATGTCTTTTTTTATTGAAAATAAAACCAAAACAAAACAATATTTTTTTGGTAAAAATGGAGTAAAAAATTTTTCAAAAAAAATGAATATATTTTTTCTAGGAGAGATTCCTATGTTACAAGAAATCAGAGAATATTCTGATTTAGGAGTACCAGTAGTTTTAGAAAATGATCAAATAAGAAAAATTTTTGAAAAAATTACAAAAAATATAATAAATAAATTATCTCAATAA
- a CDS encoding 4'-phosphopantetheinyl transferase superfamily protein, producing MFIFNKFNHIHTKIIVFRCKNIKTMFLEKFIFSDKERKFFLSLSEKRKKEFLGVRYALRYIGINMNLLYNEKRKPFFFPTKGKYISLSHSFELIAIAISSYPIGIDIEKLRKDQKIIKIKKKFVRNDESVFIHPNYEEDYLHIIWGIKESLYKLEGGQSSNFLNHYKVSPFFIKKDSCISCWIIKNSYSKRFSAFYRKIDNHYLVYIIDDK from the coding sequence ATGTTTATTTTTAATAAATTTAACCATATTCACACTAAAATTATAGTTTTTAGATGTAAAAATATAAAAACTATGTTTTTAGAAAAATTTATTTTTTCTGATAAAGAAAGAAAGTTTTTTTTGTCTTTATCAGAAAAACGTAAAAAAGAATTTTTAGGAGTCCGTTATGCCCTTAGATATATAGGTATAAACATGAATCTTTTGTATAATGAAAAAAGAAAGCCTTTTTTTTTTCCTACTAAAGGAAAGTATATTTCTTTAAGTCATTCTTTTGAACTAATTGCTATAGCAATTAGTTCCTATCCGATAGGTATAGATATAGAAAAATTAAGAAAAGATCAAAAGATAATAAAAATAAAAAAAAAATTTGTTAGAAATGATGAATCAGTTTTTATTCATCCTAATTACGAAGAAGATTATCTTCATATTATATGGGGTATTAAAGAAAGTTTATATAAGTTAGAAGGAGGACAATCCTCCAATTTTTTAAATCACTATAAAGTTTCTCCTTTTTTTATAAAAAAAGATTCTTGCATATCCTGTTGGATTATAAAAAATTCCTATAGTAAAAGATTCTCTGCTTTTTATAGAAAAATAGATAACCATTATCTAGTTTATATTATAGATGATAAATAA
- the pnuC gene encoding nicotinamide riboside transporter PnuC: MNEWINIFLSPYHNKSWGNIILELIAVILSIFSVIFAQKNNIWLYPIGIFSTVIYSYLTFIFSLYGDFIINIYYTGMGFYGWYLWTYKKDKKNQKIPITYSNLKDYFYTALFLLSTCILSITVYFFNGKLKNYSDWMDVLTTGIFFSGMYQMAMKKVENWIFWLVGNLISIPIYFFKGLILTGFLFIFLAVLSIIGYVLWNKKAY; this comes from the coding sequence ATGAATGAATGGATAAATATATTTTTATCGCCTTATCATAATAAAAGTTGGGGTAATATCATTTTAGAATTAATAGCTGTAATACTTAGTATATTTAGTGTAATTTTTGCACAAAAAAATAATATATGGTTATATCCAATAGGAATATTTAGTACCGTTATATACAGTTATTTAACTTTTATATTCTCTCTTTATGGAGATTTTATTATCAATATATATTATACAGGAATGGGTTTTTATGGATGGTATTTATGGACCTACAAAAAGGATAAAAAAAACCAAAAAATACCTATAACTTATTCCAATTTAAAAGATTACTTCTATACAGCTTTATTTCTTTTATCAACTTGTATTCTCAGTATAACGGTTTATTTTTTTAATGGAAAACTTAAAAATTATTCCGATTGGATGGATGTATTGACAACTGGTATTTTTTTTTCTGGAATGTATCAAATGGCTATGAAAAAAGTAGAAAATTGGATATTTTGGCTGGTTGGAAATTTAATATCTATCCCCATTTATTTTTTTAAAGGTCTTATATTAACAGGTTTTTTATTTATTTTTCTTGCAGTACTATCTATAATAGGTTATGTACTTTGGAATAAAAAAGCCTATTAA